One Acetobacterium sp. KB-1 DNA segment encodes these proteins:
- a CDS encoding NAD(P)H-dependent oxidoreductase — MKIGIIVFSKTNNTFSVAKRLRDALADKGLEVEIEQVIPEDDAPGVKPPIVFTNKPDVSPYDVVIFASPVWAFSLAGVMAEYLEQISSLQGKRVFSFVTKQLASKITGGNKANRQIKSAVAVKDGTVEKSFIVSWKNKKREQEIEGLIAEILKAV; from the coding sequence ATGAAGATTGGCATTATTGTATTTTCCAAAACCAACAATACGTTTTCAGTTGCCAAAAGGCTGAGAGATGCTCTGGCAGATAAAGGGCTGGAGGTAGAAATTGAACAGGTTATTCCGGAAGATGATGCTCCTGGTGTTAAGCCACCGATTGTATTTACCAATAAGCCGGATGTTTCGCCCTATGATGTGGTGATCTTTGCCAGTCCGGTATGGGCCTTCTCATTGGCGGGAGTAATGGCGGAATATCTTGAACAAATTTCATCTCTTCAAGGCAAACGGGTCTTTAGTTTTGTTACTAAGCAGTTAGCTTCTAAAATTACTGGTGGAAACAAGGCCAATCGACAGATCAAATCTGCAGTGGCAGTAAAAGATGGCACGGTGGAAAAGTCCTTTATTGTCAGCTGGAAAAATAAAAAAAGAGAGCAAGAGATTGAGGGCTTAATTGCAGAAATTTTAAAAGCCGTTTAA
- a CDS encoding NAD(P)/FAD-dependent oxidoreductase, translated as MIRISNLKLEITKAKNNDTEAAALKNALLTKLKIKPNDLITFQIFKKSIDARKKSAIAYIYSVDASLKNEGAILKKCGKSGVIPSPDLSYQPVTPGNTTMGHRPVIIGLGPAGLFAGLNLARNGYAPIILERGDEVDIRSAKIDTFWQTGELDPDSNVQFGEGGAGTFSDGKLTTLINDPRCRSILEAFIAAGAPEEIRYLSKPHIGTDLLRETVKTLRKEIIANGGEVRFRSQVTDFLIEDDQLTGLIINEQETLNCQVALLGIGHSARDTFYTLHHRGVTMTPKAFSIGVRIEHPQNLINSAQYGQAAGTVGLGAADYKLSYHSPNGRSAYTFCMCPGGYVVAAASEANGVVTNGMSEHRRDGENANAALLVGVQPEDFGDSHPLAGVAFQRKWETLAFTLGGQNYHAPAQLVGDFLADRPSTHWGQLKPTYAPGLKLAQLKDCLPDYVVATMKEALVHFDQKMTGFAMDDSVMTGVETRSSSPVRINRNDDHVANISGLYPMGEGAGYAGGIMSSAVDGVKTAEKIIKRYAQLNPPK; from the coding sequence ATGATTCGAATTTCCAATCTAAAGCTTGAAATCACGAAGGCTAAAAATAATGATACTGAAGCAGCAGCATTAAAAAATGCCCTTCTGACCAAACTTAAAATTAAACCCAACGACTTAATCACCTTTCAAATATTTAAGAAATCCATTGATGCCCGCAAAAAAAGTGCCATTGCCTATATCTATTCGGTGGATGCCAGCCTCAAAAATGAGGGGGCCATTCTAAAAAAATGCGGCAAATCCGGGGTTATCCCCAGTCCGGATTTATCCTATCAACCAGTGACACCAGGGAATACCACCATGGGACACCGACCGGTGATCATTGGCCTGGGCCCCGCTGGTCTTTTTGCTGGTCTTAACTTGGCTAGAAACGGATACGCGCCGATTATTCTTGAACGTGGGGATGAGGTGGATATCCGATCCGCCAAGATTGACACCTTCTGGCAGACTGGAGAACTGGATCCCGACAGCAATGTCCAATTTGGGGAAGGCGGCGCCGGAACCTTTTCCGATGGTAAGCTAACCACCCTGATTAATGATCCCCGCTGTCGAAGTATTCTAGAAGCGTTTATCGCAGCCGGAGCGCCGGAAGAAATCCGCTATCTCAGTAAGCCCCATATCGGCACCGATCTGCTCCGCGAAACGGTAAAAACACTCCGCAAGGAGATCATTGCAAATGGTGGTGAGGTACGCTTTCGGTCCCAAGTGACTGATTTTTTGATTGAGGACGACCAACTCACTGGATTAATTATCAATGAGCAAGAAACCCTTAACTGCCAGGTCGCTTTGCTGGGAATCGGTCACAGTGCCCGGGATACCTTTTATACCCTTCATCATCGAGGCGTCACCATGACCCCAAAAGCATTTTCTATCGGCGTGCGGATTGAGCATCCCCAGAACCTCATCAATAGCGCCCAATATGGTCAAGCTGCCGGCACAGTGGGACTGGGGGCTGCGGATTATAAGCTTTCCTATCATTCCCCCAATGGCCGCTCAGCTTACACCTTCTGCATGTGTCCCGGCGGCTATGTGGTAGCTGCTGCTTCTGAAGCAAACGGGGTTGTCACCAACGGCATGAGCGAACACCGACGCGATGGTGAAAATGCCAATGCGGCCTTGCTCGTCGGAGTGCAACCCGAAGACTTCGGCGACAGTCATCCCCTGGCCGGAGTCGCCTTTCAGCGTAAATGGGAAACCCTGGCCTTTACTCTGGGGGGCCAAAATTATCATGCCCCGGCACAGTTGGTGGGCGATTTTCTGGCGGATCGACCCAGCACCCATTGGGGGCAGCTTAAGCCAACCTATGCCCCGGGACTTAAGCTTGCTCAATTGAAAGACTGCCTGCCCGATTATGTGGTCGCCACCATGAAGGAAGCCCTGGTTCATTTTGATCAAAAGATGACTGGCTTTGCCATGGATGACAGTGTCATGACCGGGGTCGAAACCCGCAGTTCTTCGCCAGTTCGTATCAACCGCAACGATGATCATGTTGCCAATATTTCCGGACTCTATCCGATGGGTGAGGGCGCTGGTTACGCCGGTGGAATTATGTCTTCAGCGGTTGACGGAGTTAAAACTGCCGAAAAAATCATCAAACGATATGCCCAATTAAATCCGCCAAAATAA
- a CDS encoding TetR/AcrR family transcriptional regulator, whose protein sequence is MGKSLIKRHESIIVSTIQTLNAVGLQNLSTKLIAKQEGVSEGTLFRHFKTKTDIMLAVVDHFSQYDDAIIETCVLKNFLPLETIRYFYNAYAEYYQNYPEITVVVQAYDSLMCDAKLSEKVSSIIYKRSDFITKTIQAAIDQNLIRTNLDPAVLENILTGGSKEICLKWRMNAYSFSIKEKSAEMVELILSGFMKN, encoded by the coding sequence ATGGGAAAATCTTTGATAAAAAGACATGAAAGCATCATCGTTTCAACCATCCAAACCTTAAATGCCGTTGGCCTTCAAAATTTATCGACAAAATTGATTGCCAAACAGGAAGGTGTTTCAGAAGGGACTCTATTTCGGCATTTCAAGACGAAAACAGATATTATGCTGGCAGTGGTGGATCATTTTTCCCAGTATGATGATGCCATCATTGAAACCTGTGTTTTAAAAAACTTTTTGCCACTTGAAACGATTCGTTATTTTTATAACGCCTATGCCGAATATTATCAGAACTACCCGGAAATAACGGTGGTGGTTCAAGCTTATGACAGCCTGATGTGCGATGCAAAACTATCCGAAAAAGTTAGTTCAATCATTTATAAACGATCCGACTTTATTACAAAAACCATTCAAGCAGCCATCGATCAGAATCTGATCCGAACAAATCTTGATCCGGCGGTACTTGAAAATATACTCACTGGCGGCAGCAAGGAAATTTGTCTGAAATGGCGAATGAACGCGTACAGCTTTTCGATCAAAGAAAAATCAGCGGAAATGGTTGAATTAATTTTAAGCGGTTTTATGAAAAACTGA
- a CDS encoding chemotaxis protein CheA, protein MADQYMNDPMQEVFIFETSQQLEQMEQSVIKTEALGSYPSEIINEIFRIMHTIKSSAAMMLINNMSVLAHTTEDMFYFIREEKPAVIDVSTLSDLVLEGIDFMKLELEKIKNGVEADGDPKSLTDKIKEHLKQLKESNNLTDSQVINNEPIKEKYYISSNKAAKISELKTYQAILRFDEDCGMENIRAFTVVHNLKEITESFKSTPEDVINDPDCVETIRRDGFILQIDTLESEEKLATFFRSLAFIDQFEMVELDQTQEIQEAICGLLSEDTISVPQPKETITACVINKEAPVNNGSQSQSIISVSVEKLDKLMNLVGEMVISEAMVTQNPDLKGLVLDNFSKSARQLKKITNELQDMVMSIRMVPLGPTFFKMNRIVRDISKKLGKEINLEILGEETEVDKNIIEQIGDPLMHIVRNSADHGIEAAENRVRQGKPRTGTITLEAKNAGGEVLIIIRDDGKGLSRDGILQKAMENGLVGNEAANMTDTEVFNLLFLPGFSTKEAVTEFSGRGVGMDVVAKNIEAVGGNILVESVEGQGTVITLKIPLTLAIIEGMNIRVGETCYTLPIMSIKESFIPKAQEIFRDTDQNEMIMIRGKCYPIMRLKEHYKVKTGATEIEDGILIMLEGETKTTCLFADELLGEQQVVVKTLPKYIRRMKKIDGLAGCTLLGDGNISLILDVNGLVTQKRLKN, encoded by the coding sequence TTGGCAGATCAATATATGAATGATCCGATGCAGGAAGTGTTTATTTTTGAAACATCCCAGCAATTGGAACAAATGGAACAGTCGGTGATTAAGACCGAAGCCCTGGGCAGCTATCCCAGCGAAATTATCAATGAGATATTCAGAATCATGCATACCATTAAAAGTTCAGCAGCGATGATGCTGATCAATAACATGTCGGTGCTGGCGCATACCACCGAAGATATGTTTTACTTTATTCGGGAAGAAAAGCCAGCAGTTATTGATGTATCAACGCTGTCAGATCTGGTGCTTGAAGGCATTGACTTTATGAAACTGGAGCTGGAAAAAATAAAAAATGGGGTAGAAGCCGACGGCGATCCGAAAAGTTTAACAGATAAGATCAAAGAGCATCTTAAGCAGCTCAAAGAAAGTAATAATCTGACCGATTCCCAGGTGATTAACAACGAACCGATAAAAGAAAAATATTATATCAGCTCGAACAAGGCGGCAAAAATCAGTGAGCTAAAAACCTATCAGGCCATTTTGCGATTCGATGAAGACTGCGGGATGGAAAATATCCGGGCGTTCACCGTGGTTCATAATTTAAAGGAGATTACCGAATCGTTTAAAAGCACTCCAGAAGACGTCATTAATGATCCGGATTGTGTGGAGACGATTAGACGGGATGGCTTCATTCTCCAAATTGATACCCTGGAGTCCGAAGAAAAACTGGCGACTTTTTTTCGCAGCTTGGCATTTATCGATCAATTCGAAATGGTTGAGCTGGATCAGACACAGGAAATCCAGGAAGCGATCTGTGGTCTTCTTTCAGAGGATACAATTAGTGTCCCCCAACCGAAAGAAACCATAACAGCTTGTGTTATCAACAAAGAGGCACCAGTAAATAATGGCAGCCAAAGCCAGAGTATCATTTCGGTTAGCGTTGAAAAGCTGGATAAACTGATGAATCTGGTCGGTGAGATGGTCATTTCTGAAGCGATGGTCACCCAGAATCCGGACCTTAAAGGCCTGGTGCTGGATAATTTTAGCAAATCGGCCAGGCAGCTCAAAAAAATAACCAATGAACTTCAGGATATGGTCATGTCCATTCGGATGGTTCCTTTAGGACCTACTTTTTTTAAAATGAACCGGATTGTCCGGGATATCAGCAAAAAGCTCGGGAAAGAAATTAACCTCGAAATTTTGGGCGAAGAAACCGAGGTAGATAAAAACATTATTGAGCAGATCGGTGATCCACTGATGCACATTGTCAGGAATTCCGCTGATCATGGGATTGAAGCTGCTGAGAATCGGGTTCGCCAGGGCAAACCCCGGACCGGGACCATCACTCTGGAAGCTAAAAATGCCGGCGGCGAGGTGTTAATTATCATCCGCGATGATGGTAAGGGGTTGAGCCGCGACGGAATCCTTCAAAAAGCCATGGAAAACGGACTAGTCGGAAATGAAGCCGCTAATATGACCGATACTGAAGTGTTCAACCTGCTTTTCTTACCAGGCTTCTCGACCAAGGAAGCGGTTACTGAATTTTCCGGTCGGGGGGTAGGTATGGACGTGGTAGCTAAGAATATTGAGGCAGTGGGCGGAAACATTCTGGTGGAAAGTGTCGAAGGACAGGGAACCGTCATTACCCTGAAAATTCCCCTGACGTTGGCCATCATCGAAGGCATGAATATCCGGGTTGGTGAAACCTGTTATACCCTGCCGATTATGTCCATTAAAGAATCCTTTATTCCCAAGGCTCAGGAGATCTTTCGGGATACCGATCAAAACGAAATGATTATGATCCGGGGCAAGTGTTATCCGATTATGCGACTTAAAGAGCATTACAAGGTTAAAACTGGAGCAACCGAGATTGAAGACGGCATTTTAATTATGCTAGAAGGAGAAACGAAAACCACCTGTCTTTTTGCCGATGAACTATTGGGCGAGCAGCAGGTCGTGGTTAAAACGCTGCCGAAGTATATTCGGCGGATGAAAAAAATTGATGGTCTGGCCGGGTGTACCTTGCTGGGAGATGGTAACATCAGCCTGATACTGGATGTCAATGGACTAGTTACCCAGAAACGGCTTAAAAATTAG